In Apium graveolens cultivar Ventura chromosome 10, ASM990537v1, whole genome shotgun sequence, the following are encoded in one genomic region:
- the LOC141690647 gene encoding uncharacterized protein LOC141690647, with protein sequence MDPTKARAWLKEIEKAFTLVKVEADQKTYFAGYFLKGEANYWWESKKALEGDGVITCDRFTELFLEKYFPCYMKNQIEIKYLELKQGNMSVTKYATKFIELARFVPKQVDTDEKRAKRFQQGLKPWIRG encoded by the coding sequence ATGGATCCCACCAAAGCTAGGGCATGGCTGAAGGAGATAGAGAAAGCATTCACACTGGTTAAAGTAGAAGCAGACCAGAAGACATATTTTGCTGGTTATTtcctgaaaggagaagctaattactggtgggagtccaagaAAGCGCTAGAAGGCGATGGCGTCATAACTTGCGATAGATTCACCGAGCtttttctggaaaagtatttccccTGCTATATGAAAAATCAGATAGAAATCAAGTacttggaattgaagcaagggaatatgtcagtCACTAAATATGCAACCAAGTTTattgaattggctaggtttgttccaaaGCAGGTTGATACTGATGAGAAACgagctaagagattccaacaaggattgaagccatGGATTCGTGGCTGA